From a single Anaerohalosphaeraceae bacterium genomic region:
- a CDS encoding aldo/keto reductase produces LDRGISWFDAADLYGSHSYLAEALRGVPRDRYVLVSKIWLRPRGLPEGLPTDTEQVVHRFLQELRTDYIDLLLLHCLVEPDWSSRYEKEMEVLTRLKEKGLLRAHGVSCHSLPALSAAASHPWVESIHARINPFGVQMDGSPEAVVPVLRQAHENGKGLIGMKLIGEGAFRNSPEKRAESIDFVFNLGCVDAVTIGFESPEEEAD; encoded by the coding sequence GTCTGGACCGGGGGATTTCGTGGTTTGATGCGGCGGACCTGTACGGCAGCCATTCCTATCTGGCCGAAGCCCTCCGGGGGGTTCCGCGAGACCGGTATGTTCTGGTTTCCAAAATCTGGCTTCGACCCAGAGGACTTCCGGAAGGACTGCCGACGGATACGGAGCAGGTTGTGCATCGATTTTTGCAGGAGCTTCGAACGGACTATATCGATTTGCTTCTGCTTCATTGCCTGGTGGAACCGGACTGGTCGTCGCGGTATGAAAAGGAAATGGAGGTGCTGACGCGTCTGAAGGAGAAAGGTCTTTTGCGGGCACACGGTGTTTCCTGTCATTCGCTGCCGGCTTTGTCCGCCGCCGCCTCGCATCCGTGGGTGGAGTCGATTCACGCCCGCATCAATCCGTTCGGTGTCCAGATGGACGGCTCGCCGGAAGCGGTTGTCCCGGTTCTTCGGCAGGCACACGAAAACGGCAAAGGGCTGATTGGGATGAAGCTGATCGGCGAAGGGGCTTTCCGCAACAGCCCCGAAAAACGCGCCGAAAGCATCGATTTTGTGTTCAATCTGGGCTGTGTGGATGCCGTCACCATCGGCTTTGAATCCCCCGAAGAAGAAGCCGAC